One segment of Triticum aestivum cultivar Chinese Spring chromosome 2A, IWGSC CS RefSeq v2.1, whole genome shotgun sequence DNA contains the following:
- the LOC123184500 gene encoding expansin-A1 — protein sequence MGTSAGSSLRLFVLFAVATCLLWSTASGFSASGVSRAFATFYGGSDASGTMGGACGYGNLYSTGYGTNTAALSTALFNDGASCGQCYRIRCDYAADPRFCIRGASVTITATNLCPPNYALPNDDGGWCNPPRQHFDMAEPAWLNIGVYRGGIVPVLYQRVPCAKKGGVRFTVNGHDYFELVLVSNVGGVGSIRSVSIKGSRTGWMPMSRNWGVNWQSNALLTGQSLSFQVTSTDGQTLTFPNAAPAGWGFGQTFATNKQFS from the exons ATGGGGACGTCAGCTGGATCGTCTCTTCGGCTCTTCGTGTTGTTCGCGGTCGCGACGTGCCTGCTCTGGAGCACGGCCTCCGGCTTCTCGGCGTCCGGCGTCAGCAGGGCCTTCGCCACCTTCTACGGCGGCAGCGACGCCTCGGGAACCATGG GCGGGGCATGCGGGTACGGGAACCTGTACTCGACGGGGTACGGCACGAACACGGCGGCGCTGAGCACGGCGCTGTTCAACGACGGCGCCTCCTGCGGGCAGTGCTACCGGATCAGGTGCGACTACGCGGCGGACCCGCGGTTCTGCATCCGCGGCGCGTCGGTGACCATCACGGCCACCAACCTCTGCCCGCCCAACTACGCGCTGCCCAACGACGACGGCGGCTGGTGCAACCCGCCGCGGCAGCACTTCGACATGGCCGAGCCGGCATGGCTCAACATCGGCGTCTACCGCGGCGGCATCGTGCCGGTGCTCTACCAGCGCGTGCCCTGCGCCAAGAAGGGCGGCGTCAGGTTCACCGTCAACGGCCACGACTACTTCGAGCTCGTGCTCGTCAGCAACGTCGGCGGCGTGGGCTCCATCCGGTCCGTGTCCATCAAGGGGTCCAGGACCGGGTGGATGCCCATGTCCAGGAATTGGGGGGTCAACTGGCAGTCCAACGCGCTGCTCACCGGCCAGAGCCTCTCGTTCCAGGTCACCAGCACCGACGGCCAGACGCTCACCTTCCCCAACGCCGCGCCCGCCGGCTGGGGCTTCGGCCAGACCTTCGCCACCAACAAGCAGTTCTCTTAA